A window of Chitinophaga sp. MM2321 contains these coding sequences:
- a CDS encoding SusD/RagB family nutrient-binding outer membrane lipoprotein — MKLINKLCGDVIRFGMPLSLLLTGCTADLTDTNLNPNALSDQQIKPAYVMTSVISGSALKVAEVSITSNVTMCVIPEAMQYTQRDFLEFAVTNTFGWSQLSWSTRDLYKPLSNARYLEQRATGDADSSFIKGVALAMQSYWFGFNTSAWGDVPYSQAMQGAENNLQPVYDKQADVFKGILGDLEAANEYFTAATNTSSITMKADVLFAGDALRWRKFVNSLHLRFLMRLSEKATEMKALGVDVVAEFSKIVADPAKYPLILSSADNAAVAFPGNNATDSWPLGALNTPTTSEFYRKKPAATIVNFLKTHNDPRLTVWFMPTDVQTLVRDKGADVVIMKDENGVVKRYIKTYNPSIDTSLYVGLKIGLNDPDSYNNNKATYLAEAAALNSAMYKSGAANPFVSYLSTMYRQDKNPLVKSIFITAAEVQFTLAEAAVRGWIPAAALDYYLNGVTASLEQYGIKDGDVKVYNPTTHKTDAFDKSAFLASLTTEYNNAANKTEAILTQKWAAAFTTVDGWFDWRRTGFPAIGKNISNGPQGEKIPVRFMYGDNEINYNGQNANAAISSLTPAANDQWSKMWLIEGTGKPW; from the coding sequence ATGAAATTGATCAATAAATTATGCGGGGATGTTATCAGATTCGGTATGCCGTTATCGTTGTTACTTACAGGATGCACGGCGGACTTAACTGATACAAATTTAAACCCCAATGCGCTGTCAGATCAACAGATCAAGCCGGCTTACGTCATGACAAGCGTTATTTCGGGATCGGCGCTGAAAGTAGCAGAAGTATCCATCACCAGTAATGTAACCATGTGCGTGATTCCGGAAGCTATGCAATATACGCAGCGCGATTTCCTGGAGTTTGCAGTTACCAATACCTTTGGCTGGAGCCAACTTTCCTGGTCTACCCGCGATTTGTATAAACCACTTTCCAATGCCCGCTACTTAGAACAACGGGCTACAGGAGATGCAGATTCCTCCTTCATAAAAGGAGTAGCACTGGCGATGCAGTCTTACTGGTTTGGGTTTAATACCTCTGCCTGGGGAGATGTGCCTTATTCCCAGGCTATGCAGGGAGCTGAGAATAATCTGCAACCGGTTTACGATAAACAGGCAGATGTGTTCAAAGGCATTCTCGGTGACCTGGAAGCCGCCAATGAATACTTCACAGCTGCCACCAACACCTCTTCAATAACAATGAAGGCAGATGTCCTTTTTGCAGGTGATGCCCTCCGGTGGAGAAAATTTGTCAATTCATTACACCTCCGTTTTTTGATGAGACTTTCGGAGAAAGCAACCGAGATGAAAGCCCTGGGAGTGGATGTAGTAGCCGAATTCAGCAAAATAGTTGCTGACCCGGCAAAATATCCGCTGATACTCAGTAGCGCAGACAATGCTGCCGTAGCCTTCCCGGGAAATAATGCGACAGATTCATGGCCGTTGGGCGCTTTGAACACGCCCACTACATCTGAATTTTACAGGAAGAAACCTGCCGCCACTATTGTGAATTTTTTAAAGACACATAATGACCCCAGGTTAACCGTATGGTTCATGCCTACAGACGTACAAACCCTGGTAAGGGATAAAGGTGCTGATGTAGTTATCATGAAAGACGAAAATGGTGTAGTAAAACGCTATATAAAAACGTATAACCCGAGCATTGATACCTCGCTTTATGTTGGGCTCAAAATTGGATTGAATGATCCAGACAGCTATAACAACAACAAGGCCACTTACCTGGCTGAAGCAGCAGCATTGAATAGTGCTATGTACAAAAGTGGCGCCGCCAATCCTTTTGTTTCCTACCTGTCCACCATGTATCGCCAGGATAAGAATCCGCTGGTAAAAAGCATCTTTATTACAGCTGCGGAAGTACAGTTTACTTTGGCAGAAGCTGCGGTAAGAGGCTGGATACCGGCAGCAGCCCTCGATTATTATTTAAACGGGGTTACCGCCTCTTTAGAGCAATATGGGATTAAGGACGGGGATGTAAAAGTATATAACCCCACCACCCACAAGACCGATGCTTTTGACAAGAGCGCCTTCCTGGCAAGCCTGACTACGGAATATAACAACGCTGCCAATAAAACAGAAGCTATTCTGACTCAGAAATGGGCGGCAGCATTTACGACCGTTGATGGCTGGTTTGACTGGAGAAGGACCGGTTTCCCTGCTATTGGTAAAAATATCAGTAATGGTCCCCAGGGAGAAAAAATACCTGTGAGATTTATGTATGGTGATAACGAGATAAACTATAACGGACAAAATGCCAATGCGGCTATATCCAGCCTTACGCCTGCCGCCAATGACCAGTGGTCAAAAATGTGGCTGATAGAAGGTACCGGGAAACCCTGGTAA
- a CDS encoding gluconate 2-dehydrogenase subunit 3 family protein, whose translation MKRRELIKALGITAIGTGILLESCKPGDKKAVTLKGAGNLSLVDGREPFEIERLKKLQDETFFDEHEMRTITVLADIIIPKDEKSGSASDAKVPEFIAFIVKDIPEHQTPMRGGLKWLDLQCLKRYNHAFVDCSQKEQLEIVTEIAYPLKAKPEMQQGVAFFSLMRNLTASGFYTSEMGIKDIGYVGNTPNKWEGVPQEVLAQYGLQTS comes from the coding sequence ATGAAAAGAAGAGAACTTATAAAGGCTTTAGGTATAACGGCGATCGGTACCGGTATACTGCTGGAATCTTGTAAACCAGGTGACAAGAAAGCGGTTACTTTGAAAGGCGCCGGCAATTTATCCCTGGTGGATGGCCGGGAACCTTTTGAAATAGAACGGTTAAAAAAGCTGCAGGACGAAACATTTTTTGATGAACATGAAATGCGTACCATCACAGTTTTGGCCGACATCATCATTCCAAAAGATGAAAAATCAGGAAGTGCATCTGATGCGAAAGTACCTGAGTTTATAGCATTTATTGTGAAAGATATTCCTGAACATCAAACACCCATGCGGGGAGGGCTTAAATGGCTGGACCTTCAGTGTTTGAAACGTTACAATCATGCCTTTGTTGATTGTTCACAAAAAGAACAATTGGAAATAGTAACAGAGATCGCCTACCCTTTAAAAGCTAAACCGGAAATGCAGCAAGGTGTTGCTTTCTTTAGCCTGATGCGTAACCTCACAGCTTCCGGATTTTATACTTCGGAGATGGGGATTAAAGACATTGGCTATGTTGGAAATACGCCCAATAAATGGGAAGGTGTTCCGCAGGAGGTACTGGCGCAGTATGGTCTGCAAACAAGCTAA
- the pafA gene encoding alkaline phosphatase PafA: MKRITSFKIYAAACIVIAMSACENKGPASSSMHARPKIVVGLMVDQMRWDYMYKYSQRYGEGGFKRLLREGFSCENTLISHAPTVTAIGHSSVYTGSVPAITGIVGNSWYDREWGRQIENVEDTTVTGVGGKAGNQRSPRNLLTTTIGDELRMATNYQSKVVGVSIKDRGAILPAGHTANGAFWYDNDANSFITSTYYMNELPDWASRFNAINWKDSLMPGGWNTLYPLDSYTLSDKDDKTYEGTFSGEDKPVFPHTKADITNTPFGNTITFEFAKSAIEGYKLGEGAFTDMLAVSVSSPDKIGHRFGPNSIEVEDNYLRLDKDLENFFNYLDKRYGKDGYLFFITADHGANHSPGYLQENKIPSDAINEDTMKQQILASVKGKYGTADVIQTFTNGQIYLNYDVLAKKGLDRKAVAAYIADLFSRQKGYVCAVSRDDLATAPLPERIKSMFINGCNLKRSGDVFLIRSAGWKSGSLKGTAHGDWYPYDAHIPLVWLGHGIKHGKTNRTTGMVDIAPTLAALLQIQMPSGNIGEVITEISDQYMK, from the coding sequence ATGAAAAGAATCACCTCTTTTAAAATTTATGCCGCTGCTTGCATCGTGATTGCAATGTCAGCTTGTGAAAACAAAGGTCCCGCATCCAGTAGTATGCATGCCCGGCCCAAAATTGTAGTGGGCCTGATGGTAGATCAAATGCGCTGGGATTACATGTATAAATACAGCCAGCGATATGGGGAAGGCGGTTTTAAACGGTTGCTCCGTGAAGGTTTCAGTTGCGAAAACACACTGATAAGTCATGCACCTACTGTTACAGCCATCGGCCATTCTTCTGTTTATACCGGCTCTGTTCCGGCCATTACCGGTATTGTGGGTAACTCATGGTATGACAGGGAATGGGGCAGACAAATTGAAAATGTGGAAGACACCACCGTTACCGGTGTAGGCGGTAAAGCAGGTAATCAGCGTTCTCCCAGGAATCTGCTCACCACCACCATTGGCGATGAACTGCGTATGGCCACTAACTACCAAAGCAAGGTAGTAGGCGTTTCCATTAAAGACAGGGGCGCTATTTTGCCCGCAGGACATACCGCCAACGGCGCATTCTGGTACGATAATGACGCCAACAGCTTTATTACCAGTACCTATTATATGAATGAGCTGCCAGACTGGGCATCCCGGTTCAACGCCATTAACTGGAAAGATTCCCTGATGCCTGGTGGCTGGAATACCCTGTATCCACTGGACTCCTATACACTCAGCGATAAGGACGACAAAACGTACGAGGGCACTTTCAGCGGAGAAGACAAACCCGTTTTCCCGCATACAAAAGCAGATATCACCAACACACCTTTTGGTAACACGATCACCTTCGAATTTGCAAAATCAGCTATTGAAGGATACAAACTCGGAGAAGGTGCATTTACGGATATGCTGGCGGTAAGTGTCTCCAGCCCCGATAAAATTGGTCACCGTTTTGGTCCAAATTCAATAGAAGTAGAAGATAATTATCTGCGACTGGATAAAGACCTGGAAAACTTTTTCAATTACCTGGACAAAAGGTATGGAAAAGATGGATACCTCTTCTTCATTACAGCAGATCATGGCGCCAATCACTCTCCCGGCTATTTGCAGGAAAACAAAATTCCAAGTGATGCGATCAATGAAGATACCATGAAGCAGCAGATCCTTGCCAGCGTGAAAGGAAAGTACGGCACCGCAGATGTTATACAAACATTTACCAACGGACAGATATATCTCAACTATGATGTGCTGGCAAAAAAAGGACTCGACAGAAAAGCAGTAGCAGCTTATATCGCAGATCTTTTCAGCCGGCAAAAAGGCTATGTATGTGCCGTATCCCGCGACGACCTGGCTACTGCCCCATTACCGGAGCGTATCAAATCAATGTTTATCAACGGATGTAATCTGAAGCGAAGCGGAGATGTTTTCCTGATAAGATCAGCTGGCTGGAAATCCGGATCTTTAAAAGGTACAGCGCATGGCGACTGGTATCCATATGATGCGCATATACCGCTGGTGTGGTTAGGACATGGTATCAAACACGGAAAAACAAACCGTACAACCGGCATGGTTGATATCGCCCCTACCCTGGCGGCCTTACTGCAAATACAAATGCCAAGCGGAAATATAGGAGAAGTCATTACAGAAATAAGCGATCAATATATGAAGTAA
- a CDS encoding GMC family oxidoreductase: protein MDSIQIKKSAEHYDVVIVGSGAGGGMAGYVLAHAGMKVLMLEAGPFFDPAKDSLQLKWPWESARRGASTVRAFGDFDAAYGGWEIDGEPYTHKNETEFTWFRSRMLGGRTNHWGRISLRFGPHDFKGKSFDGATDDWPITYDDVKPYYDRVDELIGVYGTNEGLENDPDGIFLPPPKPRLHELFIKESAKKVGVNVIAGRGSVLTQALPGNKDRGACFNCGQCGRSCKVYGDFSASSCLVIPALKTGNLKVIPNAMVREVITGADGLASGVSYVNKEDMMEYQVNGTIVILGASACESARILLNSKSSVHSAGLANSSGIIGKYLHDSTGVSMSGFLPKLLDRKRYNEDGVGSVHIYSPWWLDNKKLDFPRGYHIEYGGGMSMPSYGFADGVPAMSGMVPDRNGNKKDAGGFGLSLKDDYRRFFGARVGFAGRGMAIAREDNYCEIDPNVVDRFGIPVLRFHYKWTDAEIKQAKHMKETFQGMFDAMGAINTTPDRGIDENYGLKKPGDIIHEVGTVRMGDDPKTSALNKWSQAHDCKNLFVVDGASFVQQGDKNPTWTILALSMRTAEYILDQRKKRNI, encoded by the coding sequence ATGGATAGCATACAAATTAAGAAATCAGCAGAGCATTACGATGTAGTGATTGTAGGTTCCGGCGCGGGTGGCGGAATGGCAGGGTATGTACTTGCACATGCAGGGATGAAAGTTTTGATGTTGGAAGCCGGTCCTTTTTTCGATCCGGCGAAAGACTCCCTGCAATTAAAATGGCCCTGGGAATCTGCCCGCAGAGGCGCCAGTACGGTTCGCGCGTTTGGAGATTTTGATGCTGCCTATGGTGGTTGGGAAATAGATGGCGAACCTTATACGCACAAGAATGAAACGGAGTTTACCTGGTTTCGTTCACGCATGCTGGGAGGACGTACCAATCACTGGGGCCGTATTTCACTTCGTTTTGGTCCGCATGACTTTAAAGGTAAATCCTTTGATGGCGCAACGGATGACTGGCCGATTACCTACGATGATGTAAAACCTTATTATGATAGGGTAGACGAGTTAATTGGTGTGTATGGTACAAATGAAGGGCTTGAAAATGATCCGGACGGAATATTTCTTCCTCCCCCCAAACCCCGGTTACATGAGCTTTTTATAAAGGAGAGCGCAAAAAAAGTAGGCGTAAACGTTATAGCAGGCCGCGGATCAGTACTTACACAGGCTTTGCCTGGAAATAAGGATCGTGGTGCATGTTTTAACTGTGGACAGTGTGGTAGAAGCTGTAAGGTATATGGTGACTTTTCTGCTTCTTCCTGCCTGGTGATTCCGGCACTGAAGACCGGTAACCTCAAGGTCATTCCAAATGCCATGGTGCGGGAAGTGATCACCGGTGCAGATGGTTTGGCAAGCGGTGTTTCCTATGTTAATAAAGAAGACATGATGGAATACCAGGTAAATGGCACCATCGTTATTCTGGGTGCAAGTGCCTGTGAGTCTGCCCGTATATTGCTCAACTCCAAGTCCAGCGTTCATTCTGCCGGATTGGCAAATAGCAGTGGTATCATCGGAAAATATCTGCATGATTCCACCGGTGTTTCTATGTCGGGATTCCTGCCTAAACTGCTGGATAGAAAAAGATATAATGAAGATGGGGTAGGGAGCGTCCATATCTATTCTCCCTGGTGGCTCGATAATAAGAAACTGGATTTCCCCCGTGGTTATCATATTGAATATGGAGGAGGAATGAGTATGCCTTCTTACGGATTTGCCGATGGTGTACCTGCTATGAGTGGAATGGTGCCTGACCGTAATGGAAATAAAAAAGATGCCGGTGGATTTGGTCTTTCATTGAAGGATGATTACCGCCGTTTCTTTGGTGCGCGTGTTGGTTTTGCCGGACGTGGTATGGCCATCGCCCGCGAAGATAATTACTGCGAGATTGATCCGAATGTTGTTGACCGCTTTGGTATCCCGGTATTACGTTTCCATTATAAATGGACAGATGCCGAAATAAAACAGGCAAAGCACATGAAAGAAACCTTTCAAGGTATGTTTGACGCAATGGGCGCCATCAATACCACGCCTGACAGAGGTATTGATGAGAATTACGGACTAAAGAAACCAGGAGATATTATTCACGAAGTAGGCACCGTGAGAATGGGTGATGATCCTAAAACATCCGCCCTGAATAAGTGGAGCCAGGCACATGATTGTAAAAACCTTTTTGTGGTAGACGGTGCTTCTTTTGTTCAGCAGGGAGATAAGAATCCAACCTGGACCATCCTTGCACTATCTATGCGGACAGCAGAATATATTCTTGATCAACGTAAGAAAAGAAATATTTAA
- a CDS encoding SusC/RagA family TonB-linked outer membrane protein: MQRSRCILLFLIASLSWLMTNAQEKPITGVVVSSDGNIPLIGASVILKGTNTGAVTDVNGKFTIKANIGQTLVVRYVGFPLKEVTIQNTAALTVQLDAQGTSLGGVVVTALGMKRTKRSLGYSVGEIKSEDISKVPQENVLNSLTAKVPGMKIINTTGEINSDPMVVIRGFKSLSGNDAPLIVVDGLPTGNDAGVLSDLSADNIESVSVLKGPSAAALYGSRAGSGVLLITTKNGKGQKGLGVSVNSAYVASVPYKYVPLQQEFVTGSNGGFNETTNLWWGPRMGTSVARFGTNGEATPLTPHPDNVKNFVNVGNSYINDVSIRGSNDKGSFNLSLSDSRSSGVYPASELRKDAVSLSATYNITSKLRVAANFNYLNSGSDNFRAQSDNYHPYEDIYFTPNWADINELKDYWKEKDVKQNVWGSDFNNPWFNVYENVSGFRKVRPYGSVKLDWDITKDLSLMTRIGTFNESYTTESRTAKSEHNRPNGSYVNIASQSQEVNTDILLNYKKEIGDFSFNIAGGGNLFFSSESNTNVNGLKLILPGLYTAGNIDKSAVIYSSGKYKKRINGLMGTASVGYKELVYLDLTGRNDWSSTLPKDNRSYFYPSASLSIIASQLLHLPETISLLKLRGGWAKVGKDTDPYQLAMALDQSLWGDNTQFALPGTRPSSDLIPESIISSEVGLDFSLFKNRLGLNFTYYEMEDKNQITNVSVAPESGYLTANINAGIVKNKGVEISLNAVPIQTKSFRWDVNFNFTKEKSRITQLPSGVSNYQFWNRANIYNQTAVGGVVGDVWGNDVVRVKEGPYAGWPLLDDNGYVKLDPELKKIGNVMNDFSLGFQTNVTYKRFTVSASVDWRQGGEYYSESMKRLARDGRADSWFKEEGNGTFTGILSNKSFNGDNEKLAAEIKSNPGKYNAANGLTWVGGRDADYGGFEYGGSIPNGAFFPGVRPDGNGGYVENFGSPGTKYFRSDLIADPGSGYWSRGVQTWMYDASFIKLRELAVAYSFSDQVAKTISAKGVTLSAFMRNLILWTKAQNYIDPETAINNTNERQTSSKHYALGYDRAFMYPWTLTLGLKLNVQF, encoded by the coding sequence ATGCAAAGAAGCAGATGTATTCTATTATTTTTAATCGCATCTCTCAGCTGGTTAATGACTAATGCGCAAGAGAAGCCAATAACCGGTGTGGTTGTGTCAAGTGACGGCAACATACCATTAATTGGCGCTTCGGTAATCCTGAAAGGAACCAATACCGGAGCCGTAACAGATGTGAACGGAAAGTTCACCATCAAAGCAAACATCGGACAAACACTCGTTGTCAGGTATGTAGGATTTCCGTTAAAGGAAGTAACCATACAAAATACAGCCGCACTTACTGTACAGCTGGACGCTCAGGGAACAAGCCTGGGAGGTGTAGTAGTAACGGCATTGGGAATGAAAAGAACCAAAAGGTCGCTCGGGTATTCTGTGGGTGAAATAAAAAGCGAAGATATCAGTAAAGTGCCACAGGAAAATGTCCTGAACAGCTTAACAGCGAAGGTACCTGGTATGAAAATCATCAACACTACAGGAGAGATCAACAGTGATCCTATGGTAGTGATCCGTGGATTTAAATCGCTGTCCGGAAACGATGCGCCATTGATTGTAGTAGACGGACTTCCAACCGGTAACGATGCCGGCGTACTGTCTGATCTGAGCGCGGATAATATTGAAAGCGTAAGTGTACTGAAAGGCCCCAGCGCCGCCGCACTTTATGGCTCCAGGGCAGGTAGCGGCGTATTGCTGATCACTACTAAAAACGGAAAAGGTCAGAAAGGTTTAGGCGTTTCCGTTAACTCGGCGTATGTAGCCAGCGTGCCGTATAAATATGTGCCGCTGCAACAGGAATTTGTTACAGGTTCCAACGGCGGATTCAATGAAACCACCAACCTGTGGTGGGGTCCAAGAATGGGAACATCCGTAGCGAGGTTTGGTACAAATGGAGAAGCAACTCCTTTAACACCTCATCCGGACAACGTGAAAAACTTTGTCAATGTTGGCAACAGTTATATCAATGATGTTTCTATCAGGGGTTCCAATGACAAGGGTAGCTTTAACCTGTCTCTCTCTGATTCAAGATCTTCCGGCGTTTATCCGGCATCAGAACTCAGGAAGGATGCGGTTTCTCTCTCAGCTACTTATAACATTACCAGCAAATTAAGGGTGGCAGCCAACTTTAATTATCTGAACTCCGGTTCAGACAACTTCAGGGCGCAATCCGATAATTATCACCCTTATGAGGATATATACTTTACACCTAACTGGGCCGATATTAATGAGCTGAAAGATTACTGGAAAGAAAAAGATGTTAAACAGAATGTATGGGGAAGTGATTTTAATAATCCCTGGTTCAATGTATATGAAAACGTAAGTGGTTTCCGTAAAGTACGGCCTTATGGTAGCGTAAAGCTTGACTGGGACATCACCAAAGACCTGAGCCTGATGACGCGCATAGGTACCTTTAATGAATCTTATACTACTGAAAGCCGTACTGCCAAATCGGAACATAACCGTCCCAATGGTAGCTACGTCAATATCGCATCGCAGAGCCAGGAAGTAAATACTGACATCCTGTTAAACTATAAAAAAGAAATCGGTGATTTCTCTTTCAATATAGCCGGTGGAGGTAACCTCTTTTTCAGTAGCGAATCAAACACCAACGTAAACGGACTTAAACTGATCCTGCCAGGTTTATACACTGCCGGCAATATCGATAAGTCTGCCGTTATATACAGCAGCGGCAAATACAAAAAGCGGATCAATGGTTTAATGGGAACGGCTTCCGTAGGATATAAAGAACTCGTGTACCTGGATCTTACCGGAAGAAATGACTGGTCCAGTACATTACCGAAAGACAACAGGTCGTACTTTTACCCTTCCGCCTCTTTGAGTATCATTGCTTCACAGTTGTTACACTTACCCGAAACCATCTCCCTGCTGAAATTAAGAGGAGGATGGGCTAAAGTAGGTAAGGATACTGATCCCTATCAGTTAGCTATGGCACTTGACCAGTCGCTATGGGGAGACAATACACAATTTGCGCTGCCGGGAACGCGTCCTTCCAGTGATCTCATACCTGAAAGTATTATCTCTTCAGAAGTAGGGCTGGATTTCTCCCTGTTTAAAAACAGGTTGGGACTCAACTTCACCTATTATGAAATGGAAGATAAAAACCAGATCACAAACGTATCTGTGGCTCCTGAATCCGGTTATCTTACCGCCAATATCAATGCTGGTATCGTAAAGAACAAAGGAGTTGAAATAAGTCTGAATGCTGTACCTATTCAAACGAAATCGTTTAGGTGGGATGTTAACTTCAATTTCACGAAAGAAAAAAGCCGGATCACCCAACTCCCGTCAGGTGTGTCAAACTACCAGTTCTGGAATAGGGCCAACATCTACAATCAAACTGCTGTAGGTGGTGTTGTAGGCGATGTTTGGGGTAACGACGTGGTGCGTGTTAAAGAAGGTCCGTATGCAGGATGGCCACTGCTCGATGATAATGGCTATGTAAAACTGGACCCTGAGTTGAAAAAGATAGGAAACGTCATGAATGATTTCTCGCTGGGCTTCCAGACCAATGTAACCTACAAACGCTTTACCGTATCGGCAAGTGTTGACTGGCGGCAGGGTGGTGAATACTATTCTGAAAGTATGAAGCGGTTAGCACGCGATGGCAGAGCAGACAGCTGGTTTAAAGAAGAAGGCAATGGAACGTTTACGGGTATCCTCTCCAATAAATCATTTAACGGTGATAATGAAAAGCTGGCGGCAGAGATTAAATCCAACCCTGGCAAATACAATGCAGCAAACGGTCTTACCTGGGTAGGTGGCCGTGATGCAGATTACGGAGGATTTGAATACGGTGGTTCCATACCAAACGGGGCTTTCTTCCCCGGGGTTAGGCCTGATGGAAACGGCGGCTATGTTGAAAACTTCGGTAGTCCCGGTACAAAGTATTTCCGCAGTGACCTGATTGCAGATCCAGGATCAGGATACTGGAGCAGAGGTGTACAAACCTGGATGTATGACGCATCTTTCATCAAGTTGAGAGAACTGGCCGTAGCCTATAGTTTCTCCGATCAGGTGGCGAAAACCATATCAGCCAAAGGAGTAACACTTTCTGCCTTTATGAGGAACCTCATACTCTGGACAAAAGCACAGAATTATATTGACCCGGAAACCGCTATTAATAACACCAATGAACGGCAAACATCCAGCAAGCACTATGCCTTGGGATATGACAGGGCCTTTATGTATCCCTGGACTTTGACATTGGGTTTAAAATTAAACGTTCAGTTCTAA
- a CDS encoding metallophosphoesterase family protein yields MILLFKEVYKLGRIAMLLFLSLPVLSQDKDNRYPPTSQPDRVNLTVTADPSTSMAVTWRTTTDIGTAYAEIQVANANPTSIKDAKRITARTETSAVESGKYKELVWKGVTANYHSVIFEGLKPNTLYSYRVGAGDYWSEWFQFRTTGSNGQKLSFVYLGDAQTDLYSMWSKVIRQAYTQMPETRLVLHAGDLVNRDNHDEEWGEWFAAGSFIFGMVPNMPSPGNHDYGRDENIHKLSPFWRPQFTLPENGPEGLKETCYFTDVQGVRFISLDAYMAEESDEFLGKQQRWVDSVLHNNPNKWTVVLFHHPIYSPKSSRDNKRMRETFKPLFDKYKVDLVLQGHDHTYARGMAKIPMQQKGSTSGTMYVVSVSGPKMTDSGVEKKYWMDRSAVYTQLFHVATVENGKLQFRTYTSTGELFDAFDLVKQKGKINKLIEMMPAK; encoded by the coding sequence ATGATTTTATTATTCAAAGAGGTTTATAAGTTAGGACGGATAGCCATGTTGTTATTTCTTTCTTTGCCGGTTTTATCCCAGGACAAAGATAACCGCTATCCGCCAACCAGTCAGCCAGACAGGGTTAATCTTACCGTAACAGCAGATCCTTCCACTTCCATGGCGGTAACGTGGCGTACCACTACTGATATAGGAACAGCATATGCTGAAATACAGGTAGCCAATGCGAATCCTACATCTATCAAAGATGCGAAAAGGATTACAGCGCGTACAGAAACATCTGCTGTAGAAAGTGGAAAGTATAAGGAACTGGTATGGAAAGGTGTAACCGCCAACTACCACTCCGTGATTTTTGAAGGGCTGAAACCTAATACACTATACTCCTACCGCGTAGGAGCAGGCGACTACTGGAGCGAGTGGTTTCAGTTCAGAACTACCGGAAGCAACGGCCAGAAGCTGTCATTTGTTTACCTCGGAGATGCACAAACAGATCTTTATTCCATGTGGTCTAAAGTAATCCGCCAGGCCTATACACAAATGCCCGAAACAAGACTGGTATTACATGCAGGCGATCTTGTAAACCGCGACAACCATGATGAAGAATGGGGAGAATGGTTTGCAGCCGGCTCTTTTATTTTTGGGATGGTTCCCAATATGCCCTCTCCCGGTAACCACGATTACGGCCGGGATGAGAACATCCACAAGCTATCTCCTTTCTGGCGTCCGCAATTTACACTGCCCGAAAACGGCCCTGAAGGACTGAAAGAAACCTGCTATTTCACAGATGTGCAAGGCGTACGGTTTATCTCCCTCGATGCATATATGGCTGAGGAATCAGACGAGTTCCTGGGAAAACAGCAACGTTGGGTAGACAGCGTACTGCATAACAACCCCAACAAATGGACCGTTGTACTTTTTCATCATCCTATATATTCTCCCAAAAGTTCCAGGGATAATAAACGCATGAGAGAAACATTCAAACCTCTGTTCGATAAATATAAAGTAGACCTGGTATTACAGGGACATGATCACACCTATGCACGTGGCATGGCTAAAATTCCCATGCAACAGAAAGGTAGTACCTCCGGTACGATGTATGTTGTTTCTGTAAGCGGTCCGAAGATGACCGACAGTGGCGTCGAAAAGAAGTATTGGATGGACAGGTCCGCTGTTTACACACAACTGTTTCATGTAGCCACTGTTGAAAACGGGAAGCTCCAGTTCAGAACCTATACTTCAACCGGTGAACTGTTCGATGCTTTTGATCTCGTTAAACAAAAAGGGAAAATCAATAAACTGATAGAAATGATGCCTGCAAAATAA